In the Bacillus tuaregi genome, one interval contains:
- the scfB gene encoding thioether cross-link-forming SCIFF peptide maturase, with the protein MIHQYKLNGFNIVLDTYSGSVHVVDDLAYDIIELYESASAEEIVTAMLKKYEADPEISPEEIHNTITAVEELKVSGQLFTEDEYKNLAIDVKNRKTYVKALCLNVAHTCNLTCDYCFASQGKYNGERAIMSFEVGKKAVDYLLENSGHHRNLDIDFFGGEPLMAWKVVKQIVAYARSKEKEYKKQFRFTFTTNGMLLNDEVTEFLNQEMYNVVLSLDGRKEIHDRLRKTVTGKGSYDYIVPRFQEFVEKRGDKEYYVRGTYTHNNIDFTNDIFHIADLGFDKLSMEPVIGDPNEPYALTEADLPELYNQYEVLAKEMIKRGEEGRPFTFYHYMLDLSEGPCIQKRISGCGSGTEYLAVTPTGDIFPCHQFVGDEDFKLGTIWDGIIKPVIQSKFKESNCYSKPECQDCWAKLYCSGGCPANALHATGSLNGTYGFSCELFKKRIECSMMVKVAETFKEMETVEAE; encoded by the coding sequence ATGATTCATCAATATAAACTAAATGGCTTTAACATTGTGCTTGATACCTACAGCGGCTCTGTGCATGTGGTCGACGACCTTGCCTATGACATCATTGAACTGTATGAGTCAGCCTCAGCAGAAGAAATCGTAACAGCCATGCTGAAAAAATATGAGGCTGACCCTGAGATTTCACCAGAAGAAATCCACAACACCATCACTGCAGTCGAGGAATTAAAAGTGAGCGGACAGCTTTTTACCGAAGATGAATATAAAAATCTCGCCATTGATGTAAAAAATCGAAAGACCTATGTAAAAGCCCTTTGTCTCAATGTTGCCCATACCTGTAATCTCACCTGTGACTACTGCTTTGCTAGTCAAGGGAAATATAACGGAGAAAGAGCCATTATGAGCTTTGAGGTTGGGAAGAAGGCAGTTGATTATTTGCTAGAAAACTCCGGACATCATCGTAACCTTGATATCGACTTCTTTGGTGGCGAACCGCTCATGGCCTGGAAGGTGGTCAAGCAGATTGTTGCTTATGCCAGAAGTAAGGAAAAAGAGTATAAGAAGCAGTTCCGCTTTACCTTCACGACGAACGGAATGCTGCTAAACGATGAGGTTACCGAGTTTCTGAATCAGGAAATGTACAATGTTGTCCTGAGTCTTGACGGCAGGAAAGAAATTCACGACCGCCTGCGCAAAACCGTAACGGGAAAGGGTAGCTATGATTATATCGTTCCAAGGTTTCAAGAGTTTGTCGAAAAGCGGGGCGATAAAGAATACTATGTACGCGGAACCTATACGCATAATAATATCGATTTCACCAATGATATTTTTCATATTGCCGACCTTGGCTTTGACAAGCTGTCCATGGAACCGGTAATCGGGGACCCGAATGAACCCTATGCACTGACCGAGGCGGATCTACCGGAGTTATACAATCAGTATGAAGTTCTCGCAAAAGAGATGATTAAGCGCGGCGAGGAAGGTCGTCCATTTACCTTTTATCACTATATGCTTGATCTTTCAGAGGGCCCGTGTATTCAAAAAAGAATCTCTGGCTGCGGCTCCGGCACGGAGTATCTTGCTGTTACACCAACAGGTGACATCTTCCCGTGTCACCAGTTTGTCGGCGATGAGGATTTCAAGCTGGGGACTATCTGGGATGGCATCATCAAACCAGTAATCCAATCCAAATTTAAAGAGAGCAACTGCTACTCGAAGCCGGAATGCCAGGACTGCTGGGCGAAGCTTTACTGCAGCGGCGGTTGTCCTGCCAATGCTCTGCACGCAACCGGTTCACTCAACGGAACCTACGGCTTCAGCTGTGAACTTTTTAAAAAGAGGATTGAATGCTCGATGATGGTGAAGGTGGCGGAGACCTTTAAAGAGATGGAAACAGTCGAAGCAGAATAA
- a CDS encoding acetyl-CoA hydrolase/transferase family protein, whose translation MENMLERIRDERLRDRVVTAEEAASWIENGMTLGLSGFTRAGDAKAVPIALVNRVKGDESFKVNVYTGASLGSDIDTIFAEAGIIGKRLPFQADPTMRKGINKGDFLFVDQHLSHTSELLRSNVMSVDVAIVEAIAITEDGMIIPTTSVGNSLTFALNAKSIIVEINMAQSTQLEGIHDLYEPGKQGERQPLPLVKPDDRIGTLGIPIDVDKLQGIVFTNQLDSPSTIVQPDEETKVMAQHLISFLRNEVEEGRLTEKLAPLQSGVGSVANAVLHGMLDSEFENLEVYSEVLQDAVFDLIDAGKVDFASCCSLTLSEEKMNHVFANFENYRDKLIMRPQEISNHPEIIRRLGLISINTALELDIYGNVNSTHVLGTKMMNGIGGSGDFARNARLAIFVTKSIAKGGDISSIVPFVSHVDHTEHDVDVIVTEQGYADLRGLAPRERVGLIIDNCAHPMYREQLREYYEEALQRGGQTPHVLEKAFSWHTNFAQNGTMLQKVPATV comes from the coding sequence ATGGAGAATATGTTGGAGCGTATTAGAGACGAGCGTCTAAGAGACCGCGTTGTTACAGCAGAGGAAGCGGCTTCATGGATTGAAAATGGAATGACGTTAGGCTTAAGCGGATTTACTCGTGCTGGTGATGCAAAAGCAGTACCAATCGCGCTAGTAAATCGGGTTAAGGGTGACGAATCCTTCAAGGTGAATGTGTATACAGGAGCTTCTTTAGGGTCTGATATTGATACCATCTTTGCTGAAGCTGGTATTATTGGTAAGCGTTTACCTTTCCAAGCAGATCCAACCATGCGTAAAGGAATCAACAAAGGTGATTTCTTATTTGTAGACCAGCATCTTTCCCATACGTCTGAGCTGTTACGTTCAAATGTTATGAGTGTTGATGTAGCTATCGTGGAAGCGATTGCAATTACAGAGGATGGCATGATCATCCCGACAACATCTGTAGGGAACTCGTTAACTTTTGCTTTAAATGCTAAATCTATTATTGTAGAAATTAACATGGCACAATCTACACAGCTAGAGGGAATTCATGATTTGTATGAGCCTGGTAAGCAAGGTGAACGCCAACCGCTGCCACTTGTTAAGCCAGATGATCGAATCGGTACACTAGGAATTCCTATTGATGTGGACAAACTTCAAGGGATTGTGTTTACTAATCAACTAGACTCTCCATCCACCATTGTTCAGCCTGATGAAGAAACAAAGGTTATGGCCCAGCATTTAATCAGTTTCCTTCGTAATGAAGTAGAGGAAGGCCGATTAACAGAAAAATTAGCACCATTACAATCAGGTGTTGGTTCTGTTGCTAATGCGGTTCTTCATGGAATGCTAGATTCAGAGTTTGAAAACTTAGAAGTTTATTCTGAGGTGCTACAGGATGCGGTATTCGATTTAATCGATGCTGGCAAGGTAGATTTTGCCTCATGTTGTTCATTGACGCTTTCAGAAGAAAAAATGAATCATGTGTTTGCAAACTTTGAAAACTATCGCGATAAGTTAATCATGCGTCCACAGGAGATTTCGAATCATCCTGAAATCATCCGCCGACTCGGATTAATTTCAATCAATACAGCATTAGAGTTAGATATTTATGGAAATGTCAATTCCACACATGTTCTTGGAACAAAAATGATGAACGGAATTGGCGGCTCAGGTGATTTTGCGAGAAATGCCCGCTTAGCTATCTTTGTAACAAAGTCCATCGCTAAAGGCGGCGACATTTCAAGTATCGTACCATTTGTATCACACGTAGACCATACGGAGCATGATGTAGATGTTATCGTAACTGAGCAAGGCTATGCCGATTTACGTGGATTAGCACCGAGAGAAAGAGTCGGACTCATTATCGATAATTGTGCACATCCAATGTATCGTGAACAATTACGTGAATACTATGAAGAAGCACTACAAAGAGGCGGTCAAACACCTCACGTGCTAGAAAAAGCCTTCTCATGGCATACAAACTTTGCCCAAAACGGCACAATGCTACAAAAAGTACCAGCAACCGTTTAA
- a CDS encoding LytTR family DNA-binding domain-containing protein — MKEITLGSLLDVIGEVFSDEVSIVISDTTEYIYYRPSKRIDLKIRPGDPVKKGTMADLALETKQKVSEFINRDVFGVPYHGIAVPFFHEGQLEGTVTAIYPALSDGKSVVTVKTCDGWIPIPFAKVVYLEAKDKKTTVYSGKVTGIHKNSLQEFEYLLPKDSFIRCHRSFIVNVNHIEAIYPDTHSTFVLAMDNGERVPVSQSYSSYFRKLLGF, encoded by the coding sequence ATGAAAGAAATAACCCTTGGTTCATTACTGGATGTAATTGGAGAAGTTTTTTCAGATGAGGTTTCCATCGTGATTTCAGATACAACTGAATACATCTATTATCGGCCGAGTAAACGAATCGATTTAAAAATTAGACCTGGAGATCCTGTGAAGAAAGGGACGATGGCTGACCTTGCTTTAGAAACGAAGCAGAAGGTTTCCGAGTTTATCAACCGCGATGTGTTTGGGGTTCCTTATCACGGAATCGCTGTGCCATTTTTCCATGAGGGTCAGCTTGAGGGGACCGTGACGGCTATTTACCCTGCCCTTTCCGATGGAAAATCGGTTGTAACCGTGAAGACCTGTGATGGCTGGATTCCTATTCCATTTGCCAAGGTTGTTTATTTAGAGGCAAAGGATAAGAAAACAACAGTCTACTCGGGGAAGGTGACTGGTATTCACAAAAACTCGCTGCAGGAATTTGAATACCTGCTTCCAAAGGATTCCTTTATCAGATGCCATCGCTCTTTTATTGTTAATGTAAATCATATTGAAGCCATCTATCCAGATACACATTCTACCTTTGTCCTTGCCATGGATAATGGGGAGAGAGTTCCGGTCAGCCAATCTTACTCCAGTTATTTCAGAAAATTATTAGGATTTTAA
- a CDS encoding bifunctional diguanylate cyclase/phosphodiesterase, with the protein MKKAHYILIILSILLTIGLDYVYAIHLHPIVWSLFIIPIILFVVIFPYWKFTIIAGIVVCAAKYTLLLQRFHFDIPFELLVAFIIGSITNWAILLVFTRLLIKNTKLNRMLLQTQDETDHQRQFYEAILENMEEQVIAFDREGNISYFNKSAQPLMSLLGDSVNQWGDRFRFLSADGKRVLDYEELPLTRAAKGEEVLQYEMWIELKNMAGSWNAVVNAKPLINKRGQFHGGVLVFHDMTERKKLEEENRRTKEQYQSLFEHNFDAVFSMDLDGNFITSNPVFQEKTGFSNEEMSKISFQSLVIVEDLARSYEHFELAKHGEAQNYDITIINKNNQRIFANVTNVPIFIDGEVSGVFGIAKDMTNQKAYEEKIKSLAYYDQLTGLPNRALFKDRMLQAWKHSVKEKDVMALMFLDLDGFKKVNDTLGHDIGDKLLIEVSERFSLCLDEDQTLARLGGDEFIILLPSIKNERQAAVIAEQIITSLQVPFIFENLEFYLSVSMGIVTFGGNEAVNVETLIKQADTAMYFIKERGKNGYSFYDSKMDIETVQRVRLENDVRYALKHEEFYLVYQPIVHLESGKIVGTEALIRWKHNQLGLIPPSEFIPLAEETGLIIPLGEWILRTACQQAVEWQNRGYSSLKISVNISIKQLQQKDKFILLLEKVLAETKLDPMWLDLEITESILIENEADLVDTLQKIRSMGISLSIDDFGTGYSSMSHLKSFAVNTLKIDRSFVKDVHSNEVSDAIIRSIMTLAKQLNLNTVAEGIETQDQLKKIWQEDCKQMQGYYYSPPVASEQIERLLKQSKESTHLLSRMHGDGLFVK; encoded by the coding sequence TTGAAGAAAGCCCACTATATACTAATTATTCTATCTATCCTACTGACAATTGGACTGGATTATGTATATGCGATCCACCTCCATCCCATTGTATGGTCACTTTTCATCATCCCTATCATTTTATTTGTTGTCATTTTTCCATACTGGAAATTTACTATTATCGCTGGCATCGTAGTGTGTGCCGCGAAATATACGCTTCTATTACAACGATTTCATTTTGATATCCCGTTTGAACTACTTGTCGCCTTTATCATCGGAAGTATAACGAATTGGGCTATTCTTCTTGTGTTCACAAGGCTTCTGATAAAAAACACGAAATTGAATCGGATGCTTTTGCAGACACAGGATGAGACGGACCACCAAAGGCAATTTTACGAAGCCATCCTAGAAAATATGGAGGAGCAGGTTATTGCCTTTGATAGGGAAGGGAACATAAGTTATTTTAATAAATCGGCCCAGCCACTTATGTCCCTTCTCGGGGATTCTGTGAATCAATGGGGAGATCGTTTTCGCTTTCTTTCAGCTGATGGAAAAAGGGTGCTTGATTATGAGGAGCTCCCATTAACGAGAGCGGCCAAGGGTGAAGAGGTCCTCCAGTATGAAATGTGGATTGAGTTAAAAAACATGGCAGGTAGCTGGAATGCGGTAGTCAATGCGAAACCATTAATAAACAAAAGGGGTCAGTTTCATGGGGGCGTTCTTGTTTTTCATGATATGACAGAACGAAAGAAGCTGGAGGAGGAAAATCGTCGCACGAAAGAACAATATCAATCTTTATTTGAACATAACTTCGATGCGGTTTTTTCGATGGACCTTGATGGCAACTTTATCACTTCCAATCCAGTTTTTCAGGAAAAAACAGGATTCAGCAATGAGGAAATGAGCAAAATCTCCTTCCAATCACTTGTCATTGTTGAGGATCTAGCGAGGAGCTATGAACACTTTGAACTGGCAAAGCACGGAGAGGCTCAAAACTATGACATAACAATTATCAATAAAAATAATCAACGTATCTTTGCGAATGTGACGAATGTCCCTATCTTCATTGATGGAGAAGTGTCAGGCGTATTCGGTATTGCAAAGGACATGACAAATCAAAAAGCCTATGAAGAAAAAATCAAAAGTCTGGCCTACTATGACCAGCTTACCGGTCTACCTAACCGGGCGTTATTTAAGGACCGGATGCTACAGGCTTGGAAGCATTCTGTCAAAGAGAAGGATGTAATGGCGCTGATGTTTTTGGATTTGGATGGCTTCAAGAAAGTCAATGATACCTTAGGACATGATATCGGTGACAAGCTTTTAATAGAAGTTTCCGAGAGATTTAGCCTTTGTTTGGATGAGGATCAGACACTAGCCAGACTGGGCGGGGACGAATTTATCATCCTTCTTCCGTCCATCAAAAACGAAAGGCAAGCAGCTGTTATTGCAGAACAAATAATCACTAGTTTACAAGTCCCGTTTATATTCGAAAATCTAGAGTTCTATTTATCAGTAAGCATGGGGATTGTCACCTTTGGCGGTAATGAAGCAGTAAATGTCGAAACACTGATTAAACAAGCGGATACGGCGATGTATTTTATTAAAGAAAGAGGGAAAAACGGTTATAGCTTTTATGATTCCAAAATGGATATTGAAACCGTCCAAAGGGTCAGATTAGAAAATGATGTTCGCTATGCCTTAAAGCATGAGGAGTTTTATTTGGTTTATCAGCCGATTGTCCATCTAGAATCCGGTAAGATTGTTGGTACAGAGGCATTAATTCGTTGGAAGCATAATCAGCTTGGTCTAATTCCACCAAGTGAATTTATTCCATTAGCAGAAGAAACAGGCTTAATCATTCCTTTAGGAGAATGGATTTTAAGAACAGCCTGCCAACAAGCCGTAGAGTGGCAGAATCGAGGCTATTCCTCACTGAAAATATCAGTCAATATTTCCATAAAGCAATTGCAGCAGAAGGATAAGTTTATTCTTTTGCTAGAAAAAGTGCTGGCAGAAACGAAGCTGGACCCTATGTGGCTAGATTTGGAGATTACTGAGTCAATCCTGATTGAAAATGAAGCCGATCTAGTGGATACACTGCAAAAAATTCGCAGCATGGGCATCAGTCTTTCCATCGATGATTTTGGAACCGGCTATTCATCTATGAGTCATTTGAAAAGCTTTGCCGTCAACACCTTAAAGATTGACCGTTCCTTTGTGAAAGATGTCCATTCTAATGAGGTCAGTGATGCTATTATCAGATCCATCATGACTCTTGCTAAACAGCTGAACTTAAACACCGTTGCCGAAGGAATCGAAACTCAGGATCAGCTGAAAAAAATCTGGCAGGAAGACTGCAAACAAATGCAAGGCTACTACTACAGCCCACCAGTAGCATCAGAACAAATAGAAAGGCTACTAAAACAAAGCAAAGAGTCGACACACCTCCTCTCGAGGATGCACGGAGATGGGCTTTTTGTTAAATAA
- a CDS encoding DUF2164 domain-containing protein codes for MFFKLTKEQQDQMISDIQTFFFQERDEELTEFAAERVLDFVKESLAPHFYNAAISDAKHVIVQQFASLEDELLTLERPLNK; via the coding sequence TTGTTTTTCAAACTTACAAAAGAGCAGCAGGATCAAATGATTTCTGACATCCAAACGTTCTTTTTCCAGGAAAGAGATGAAGAGCTAACGGAATTTGCTGCCGAAAGAGTGCTGGATTTCGTCAAGGAGTCATTGGCCCCACATTTCTATAATGCAGCTATTTCGGATGCGAAGCATGTTATCGTACAGCAATTTGCTTCACTTGAGGATGAGCTTCTAACGCTGGAGCGACCTCTTAATAAATAA
- a CDS encoding transaldolase family protein — MRLYIDSADVKQIARLHEYFPIAGVTTNPSILVKENRPYLQVLREIREIIGEEKELFVQTIGDTAEEIVEEAKFITSELSGKVIVKIPVTDEGLKAIKLLTLENIPTLATTIYTAFQALMAAMAGAKYVAPYVNRIDNLTGNGVNVVAEIAQLYAAYQLPTEILAASFKNVQQVHDVCLVGAHTVTVGPELIEKFIAFPATPTDVAVFKNQWQKAYGSDKTNLINS; from the coding sequence GTGAGACTTTATATTGATTCAGCAGATGTAAAACAAATTGCCCGCTTGCATGAGTATTTTCCGATTGCCGGCGTAACAACGAATCCGTCTATTCTTGTAAAAGAGAACCGTCCGTATTTACAGGTTCTCAGAGAAATTCGTGAAATTATCGGGGAAGAGAAGGAGTTGTTCGTGCAGACTATTGGCGATACAGCCGAGGAAATCGTCGAGGAAGCCAAGTTTATCACAAGTGAACTGTCTGGAAAAGTGATTGTCAAAATTCCAGTTACAGATGAAGGCTTAAAAGCAATCAAGCTTCTGACGCTTGAGAATATCCCAACATTGGCAACGACGATCTATACCGCTTTTCAAGCTCTAATGGCTGCGATGGCTGGAGCAAAATATGTCGCACCGTATGTAAATCGGATAGATAATTTAACCGGGAATGGTGTAAATGTTGTAGCCGAAATTGCTCAGCTATATGCTGCATACCAGCTACCAACGGAAATTTTGGCGGCTAGCTTTAAAAATGTCCAACAGGTTCATGATGTCTGTCTTGTTGGTGCTCATACAGTGACAGTCGGTCCGGAACTCATTGAAAAATTTATTGCTTTTCCTGCAACACCGACTGATGTGGCTGTGTTTAAGAACCAATGGCAAAAAGCGTATGGAAGCGATAAAACAAATTTAATAAATTCTTAA
- the scfA gene encoding six-cysteine ranthipeptide SCIFF, with translation MKRIVTLSTRKLMDTAQHGGCGACQTSCQSACKTSCGIANQKCENTLNR, from the coding sequence ATGAAAAGAATCGTAACACTCAGCACTCGTAAACTGATGGACACTGCACAGCACGGAGGATGCGGCGCATGTCAAACCTCTTGTCAATCTGCCTGCAAAACCTCTTGCGGCATTGCAAATCAGAAGTGTGAAAACACACTAAACAGATAG